From the genome of Methanobacterium petrolearium, one region includes:
- a CDS encoding AIR synthase-related protein, translated as MDIEGFTRRALVDGDEESVQKSLQNKILEFKDISPQQANQMAEAVLDEVKYTLKIEEHPDESLKNLINYPKSGIGMGKMGVGSRGAGDFFVHRQIAEIVKSSHTDAFINPTAQDDGGVVKAPAGAEEVYITTAVDGIHSRLSEYPFLGGFHVARASMRDVCVMGSQPVAILSDLHLADDGEVGKLFDYTAGVCAVSELTGVPLVAGSTLRIGGDMVLGDRLVSAVGTVGISPHPPTARKRAEAGDVILLTEGSGGGTITTTALYHGLFDVVWETMDISFIQASDAILQAGLLPEVHAMTDVTNGGLRGDAHEISQTTGLGLAFWEDEIRKLVNPKVLEMLENLDIDPLGVSVDSLMIIAPENVAREVENTISGVGVKIGQIGEVDDTGIPRLVGEQGETELKPLFREAAYTKIKKFVGDVQPEDFEEMKQKVEKAAHEAILKKDKVVERIRENQ; from the coding sequence GTGGATATAGAAGGTTTCACCAGGCGCGCCCTGGTAGATGGTGACGAAGAATCCGTTCAAAAAAGTCTCCAGAATAAAATATTAGAATTTAAAGACATTTCCCCCCAACAGGCTAACCAGATGGCAGAGGCGGTGCTTGATGAAGTTAAATACACTCTGAAAATCGAGGAACACCCTGATGAATCCCTGAAAAACCTCATAAATTACCCTAAATCAGGAATAGGTATGGGAAAGATGGGTGTGGGTTCTCGAGGTGCAGGAGACTTCTTTGTTCACCGTCAAATCGCTGAAATCGTGAAAAGCAGTCACACCGATGCCTTCATAAACCCCACAGCCCAGGATGACGGAGGAGTTGTTAAGGCACCCGCCGGAGCAGAAGAAGTATACATAACCACTGCAGTGGATGGAATACACTCCCGACTGAGTGAATACCCATTTTTGGGCGGTTTTCATGTGGCCAGAGCATCCATGCGGGATGTTTGTGTCATGGGCTCCCAGCCAGTGGCCATCTTAAGTGACCTGCACCTTGCAGATGACGGAGAAGTGGGAAAACTCTTCGATTACACGGCAGGAGTCTGTGCTGTGTCAGAACTAACTGGAGTGCCCCTGGTAGCAGGAAGCACCCTCCGAATAGGTGGAGACATGGTCCTGGGAGACAGGTTGGTCAGTGCCGTAGGTACAGTGGGAATATCACCACATCCACCCACTGCCAGGAAACGAGCCGAGGCCGGTGATGTGATCCTACTAACTGAAGGTTCAGGAGGGGGAACCATAACCACCACCGCCCTATATCATGGTCTTTTTGACGTGGTATGGGAGACCATGGACATCAGCTTCATACAGGCTTCAGATGCCATACTACAGGCAGGTTTGCTTCCAGAAGTACATGCCATGACTGATGTGACCAACGGCGGACTCAGGGGTGATGCTCATGAGATATCCCAAACCACAGGATTGGGATTGGCTTTCTGGGAGGATGAAATACGAAAACTGGTAAACCCCAAAGTTCTGGAGATGCTGGAAAACCTGGATATCGACCCTTTAGGTGTTTCTGTAGATTCATTGATGATCATAGCCCCGGAAAATGTGGCACGTGAAGTAGAAAATACAATTTCCGGAGTTGGTGTTAAAATAGGCCAGATAGGGGAGGTAGATGATACTGGAATTCCCCGACTGGTAGGTGAACAGGGGGAAACAGAGTTGAAACCACTTTTCCGTGAAGCAGCCTACACCAAGATCAAGAAATTTGTGGGAGATGTGCAGCCCGAGGACTTTGAAGAAATGAAGCAAAAAGTAGAAAAAGCAGCCCATGAAGCAATTCTTAAAAAAGACAAAGTTGTAGAAAGAATAAGGGAAAATCAATAG
- the hisH gene encoding imidazole glycerol phosphate synthase subunit HisH: MIAIIDYGSGNLKSIRNGFQHVGAEVLVTHDKKELGKADVMILPGVGAFGTAMQNLTKYKEVIYQHIRDEKPFLGVCLGLQVLFSESEENPGVEGLDIFPGKVARFPGTLKNEGLKVPHMGWNKLNIKKKSPLLKGVGSDYMYFVHSYYVQPDDDEIVVATVDYGVDVPAVVVQDNVFATQFHPEKSGAIGLKILKNFLKRV, encoded by the coding sequence ATGATAGCTATTATCGATTATGGCAGCGGAAATCTGAAAAGCATCCGCAACGGCTTCCAGCATGTTGGTGCTGAGGTCCTGGTTACCCACGATAAGAAAGAACTGGGAAAAGCAGATGTAATGATCCTCCCCGGTGTAGGTGCCTTCGGAACTGCCATGCAAAACCTAACCAAATATAAAGAAGTTATTTATCAGCATATTCGCGATGAAAAACCATTTTTAGGAGTTTGTTTAGGTCTGCAAGTTCTTTTTAGTGAAAGTGAAGAAAATCCTGGAGTGGAAGGACTGGACATATTCCCAGGAAAGGTAGCTCGATTCCCAGGAACTCTAAAAAATGAGGGCCTGAAGGTTCCCCATATGGGCTGGAATAAGCTTAACATAAAAAAGAAATCACCCTTACTTAAGGGAGTAGGCAGTGATTACATGTATTTTGTCCACTCCTATTATGTGCAACCAGATGATGATGAAATAGTGGTTGCAACCGTTGATTATGGTGTGGATGTTCCAGCAGTGGTGGTCCAGGACAATGTATTTGCCACCCAGTTCCATCCGGAAAAAAGCGGTGCAATTGGTCTGAAAATACTGAAAAACTTCCTTAAACGAGTTTGA
- the cfbD gene encoding Ni-sirohydrochlorin a,c-diamide reductive cyclase catalytic subunit — protein MHPRPSPIAASLYTLRDLNADVIVLHGPHGCCFRTGRLLENDGVRVVTTAMSENDFIFGASEKLEETLKEAEELFHPQLVGVVGTCASMIIGEDMDDAVNNANISATVLTVESHGGLSEGDNTEGAIAVLEAAERKGVIPHEETERQSRMLKKATEIEKTRGMAQGKYIAPSYGDDKGEVAQILLDAFANGDKIAIVLNAKKETSYLFSDILKISFQDIYPENQPTTIANLDTEIGLPRIRQHAHNIQRELDKEGIVVDFVTGGLDEYPVTGIEAVDFLEKNNFDWVVVAGVPHALPIEKLKCKSIAITDGPRLVEPLKDLGYNWVVTELDAHAKTLGTDKIVSSDFGTVLREKL, from the coding sequence TTGCATCCAAGACCTAGCCCCATTGCCGCGTCACTTTACACCTTAAGAGACTTAAATGCTGATGTAATAGTCTTACATGGCCCTCACGGCTGTTGTTTCCGTACCGGCCGTCTTTTGGAAAATGATGGTGTGAGGGTGGTTACCACTGCCATGTCTGAAAATGACTTCATCTTCGGAGCCTCAGAAAAACTGGAAGAAACCCTAAAAGAAGCAGAAGAACTGTTCCATCCCCAGCTGGTGGGCGTGGTTGGCACCTGTGCCAGTATGATCATCGGAGAAGACATGGACGACGCTGTTAACAACGCCAATATATCAGCCACAGTTTTGACTGTGGAGTCTCATGGTGGTTTAAGTGAGGGAGATAACACAGAAGGAGCAATAGCTGTTTTAGAGGCAGCAGAACGGAAAGGCGTGATCCCCCATGAGGAAACCGAAAGACAAAGCAGAATGCTTAAAAAGGCCACTGAAATCGAAAAAACCAGGGGAATGGCCCAGGGAAAGTATATAGCACCTTCTTATGGGGATGATAAGGGAGAAGTAGCTCAGATACTTCTGGATGCCTTTGCAAATGGGGATAAAATAGCCATTGTACTTAATGCCAAGAAAGAAACCTCATATCTTTTTTCAGATATCTTAAAAATATCTTTCCAAGATATCTATCCTGAAAACCAGCCTACCACAATTGCCAATCTAGATACAGAAATTGGACTTCCCCGTATCAGGCAACATGCCCATAATATCCAGAGGGAACTGGATAAAGAAGGTATTGTGGTCGATTTTGTAACGGGTGGGTTGGATGAATATCCTGTAACTGGAATAGAAGCAGTAGATTTCCTGGAAAAAAACAATTTTGACTGGGTGGTGGTCGCAGGAGTTCCCCATGCTCTGCCCATTGAGAAATTGAAGTGTAAATCCATTGCAATTACTGATGGTCCGAGATTGGTGGAACCACTTAAGGATTTAGGGTATAATTGGGTGGTTACTGAACTGGATGCTCATGCGAAAACTTTAGGGACTGATAAAATCGTTTCTTCAGATTTCGGAACTGTTTTAAGGGAAAAATTATAA
- the sfsA gene encoding DNA/RNA nuclease SfsA: MKIDNIIEGNFQERPNRFTVVFETDGVNKKAHLRDPGRLKELLLPEAKLLLRPADNVANRKTKYDVIAVECEGIWVLINSGFHSDLAAELIESGVVPEFSDYTVEKREYTFGNSRIDFLLASGENVEKEEHKKSDRMLLEVKGCTLVEEGHAKFPDAPTIRGKRHLEELIKAKNQGMDSAVLFLIPRDDPQIFSPNWEMDPEFSGTLEQAKKQKVLIIAYAFSVDYHDHELELKPLKKVEIKVKVEI, encoded by the coding sequence TTGAAAATAGATAATATCATTGAAGGAAACTTCCAGGAAAGACCCAACCGTTTCACAGTGGTCTTTGAAACAGATGGTGTGAATAAAAAAGCCCATTTACGAGACCCCGGCCGACTGAAGGAATTACTGTTACCTGAAGCTAAATTACTCCTCCGTCCTGCAGATAATGTTGCAAACCGCAAAACAAAATACGATGTTATTGCCGTTGAATGTGAAGGCATCTGGGTGCTTATAAACTCTGGTTTTCACAGTGATCTGGCAGCAGAACTCATTGAATCTGGAGTCGTGCCGGAATTTTCAGATTACACTGTAGAAAAAAGGGAATATACATTTGGAAACAGTAGAATTGATTTTCTTCTGGCATCTGGAGAAAATGTAGAGAAAGAAGAGCATAAAAAATCTGATAGGATGCTTCTGGAAGTGAAGGGATGCACTTTAGTTGAAGAGGGGCACGCTAAATTCCCTGATGCACCCACCATTCGGGGAAAAAGGCACCTGGAAGAGCTTATTAAAGCTAAAAATCAGGGGATGGATTCTGCTGTGCTTTTTTTAATCCCCAGGGATGATCCTCAAATATTTTCACCTAACTGGGAGATGGATCCAGAATTTTCAGGTACACTGGAACAGGCAAAAAAACAGAAGGTACTGATTATTGCCTATGCTTTCAGTGTTGATTACCATGACCATGAATTAGAACTAAAACCCTTAAAAAAAGTAGAAATAAAGGTTAAAGTTGAGATTTAA
- a CDS encoding alpha/beta fold hydrolase, whose amino-acid sequence MKRSKKDAPVVSYVLVHGGNMSTDTWNKLVKSNDYPPGGLLGGKIWDSIIPDLEIHDYRVFAPTLKDEHHSNLTEHIQQICSIITENDLKNVILVGHSYGGMIITGVASKIPERIKHLVYLDAAFPDPGESLFDIINSSGHNPLSFSGLEAVAPYVEKLQFDAQKIRSLPKTYILCTKSEFGIVTEVVKRKIDTDKKRWTYIELPSSHVPMADLPEEFSQILLETARKVVEDP is encoded by the coding sequence ATGAAAAGGTCCAAAAAAGATGCTCCGGTAGTAAGCTATGTTCTGGTGCATGGTGGTAATATGTCCACAGATACATGGAATAAACTTGTTAAAAGTAACGATTATCCCCCAGGTGGCCTTTTAGGAGGTAAAATATGGGACAGTATTATTCCAGATCTTGAAATACATGATTACCGTGTTTTTGCCCCTACATTAAAGGATGAACATCATAGTAATCTAACCGAACACATCCAACAAATTTGCAGCATCATCACTGAAAATGATCTGAAAAATGTGATACTAGTGGGTCACAGTTATGGGGGGATGATAATTACCGGTGTTGCTTCCAAAATACCCGAAAGAATCAAGCATTTAGTTTATTTGGACGCTGCATTCCCTGATCCTGGGGAATCACTCTTTGACATTATTAATTCCAGTGGACACAACCCTCTGTCATTTTCTGGACTGGAAGCAGTTGCACCTTACGTGGAAAAATTACAGTTTGATGCACAGAAAATAAGATCATTACCTAAAACATATATTCTATGCACAAAAAGCGAATTTGGCATTGTTACGGAGGTTGTCAAAAGAAAAATTGATACCGACAAAAAACGATGGACTTACATTGAGTTACCCTCATCTCACGTGCCCATGGCTGACTTACCTGAAGAATTTTCTCAAATACTCCTTGAAACGGCAAGAAAGGTCGTTGAAGATCCTTAG
- a CDS encoding cation-translocating P-type ATPase: protein MQINELPPEEVYTELNTSQNGLTNEEAEKRLEYYGHNQIEEVKKKPVIFKFLANLYQLLALLLWAASFLAFLSGTPQLGFAIIAVIIINAIFSFWQEYKAEQALEALKKILPSQVKVIRDGEKTEILSAVLVPGDLLVLEEGDNISADARLVEASQMKVDSSTLTGESKPVRKVSHAKESAAENLIGTPNIIFAGTSVSAGSGKAVIFATGQKTEFNQIASLTQEVSHEDSPLQKELARVTRIIALIAVLLGVTLFAVNLWVVKLPLQMAFIFAIGLTVANVPEGLLPTVTLALAASVQKMARKNALIKRLSSVETLGSTNIICTDKTGTLTKNEMTVRKIWLPYEIIDVTGAGYSPEGGFLHKGQQIDHREIGELKLLMRSATFCNDSKLIEPADGGKWKIIGDPTEAALLVAAKKSGFNWEEELEKNPRIFELPFDSQRKSMSSIHKNNKKQVAYVKGAPKKIIGLSNTISVDGEVKKFHEEAKKNIITKHDELAASGLRILAMAYRDLPDNYDNYSADAVEQDLTFLGMVAMQDPPRPEVKPAVEDCHRAGIRIIMITGDYGLTAEAIAREVGIISDKPCKIIKGKDLNQMTDDDVKKVLVSGENVIFARAVPEHKMRIAGILEGMDEIVAMTGDGVNDAPALRKADIGVAMGITGTDVAKEASDMILTDDNFATIVSAIKEGRTIYENIRKFITYIFSHETAEIVPFVMMVLFRIPLPITVMQILAIDLGTDTVPALALGVGPSESDVMDRPPRAREERLLNFGVIFRGYIFLGIIEAALVMSGFFWILLSSGWTWGQQLSFSDPVYLKATSMVFAGIVLAQMGNLLGCQTSRTSVFKVGVFKNKWILRGITFSVIVLLAIIYIPPLQGIFQTAALGIYDWLYLITFVPIMFFADEVRKYFVRKE, encoded by the coding sequence ATGCAGATCAATGAACTCCCTCCTGAAGAGGTTTACACTGAATTAAACACTTCTCAGAATGGTTTAACCAACGAAGAGGCTGAAAAAAGGCTTGAATATTATGGACATAACCAGATCGAGGAAGTTAAGAAAAAACCAGTTATTTTTAAGTTTTTAGCCAATCTTTACCAGCTTCTGGCTTTACTCCTATGGGCAGCCAGTTTTCTTGCTTTTTTAAGTGGTACTCCCCAGTTAGGGTTTGCAATTATCGCAGTTATCATCATCAACGCTATTTTCAGTTTCTGGCAGGAGTACAAGGCAGAACAGGCCCTGGAAGCCTTGAAAAAAATATTACCATCTCAGGTTAAGGTAATTCGTGATGGTGAGAAAACGGAAATATTATCTGCTGTGCTGGTTCCTGGAGATCTTCTGGTGCTTGAAGAGGGAGATAACATCTCTGCAGATGCCCGTCTAGTGGAAGCCAGCCAGATGAAAGTGGATAGCTCCACCCTCACAGGTGAATCTAAACCCGTCCGAAAAGTTTCCCATGCCAAAGAATCAGCGGCTGAAAATCTTATCGGGACTCCCAATATAATTTTTGCAGGTACTAGTGTTTCTGCAGGTTCTGGTAAAGCAGTTATCTTTGCAACCGGTCAAAAAACAGAATTTAACCAGATTGCAAGTCTGACACAGGAAGTTAGTCATGAAGATAGTCCCCTGCAGAAGGAACTGGCCAGGGTTACCAGGATAATAGCGTTGATTGCAGTGCTCCTGGGAGTTACACTCTTTGCAGTGAACTTATGGGTAGTTAAACTACCACTCCAGATGGCTTTCATATTCGCCATTGGCCTGACCGTTGCTAATGTTCCTGAAGGACTGCTCCCCACAGTCACCCTGGCACTAGCCGCATCAGTGCAGAAGATGGCAAGGAAAAATGCCCTTATAAAACGTTTATCCAGTGTAGAAACCTTAGGATCAACCAATATAATATGTACGGATAAGACAGGGACTTTAACCAAAAATGAGATGACAGTTCGTAAGATTTGGCTTCCGTATGAAATAATCGATGTTACTGGAGCAGGATACTCACCAGAAGGCGGATTTTTACATAAAGGTCAGCAGATTGACCATAGGGAAATTGGGGAACTTAAACTGTTAATGCGTTCTGCCACCTTCTGTAATGACTCCAAACTCATTGAACCTGCCGATGGAGGTAAATGGAAAATCATTGGCGACCCCACTGAAGCCGCGTTGTTGGTAGCTGCGAAAAAGAGTGGATTTAATTGGGAAGAGGAATTAGAAAAAAATCCAAGGATTTTTGAACTGCCTTTTGATTCTCAGCGTAAATCAATGAGCAGCATACATAAAAATAACAAAAAACAAGTGGCTTACGTAAAAGGAGCTCCTAAAAAAATAATTGGATTGTCAAACACCATATCTGTAGATGGAGAAGTTAAAAAGTTCCATGAAGAGGCTAAAAAGAATATAATAACCAAACATGATGAATTAGCTGCTTCAGGGCTGCGTATTCTGGCAATGGCTTACCGTGACCTTCCTGATAATTATGATAATTACAGTGCCGATGCTGTGGAGCAGGATCTCACCTTCCTGGGGATGGTGGCTATGCAGGATCCACCTCGTCCTGAGGTTAAACCAGCAGTAGAGGACTGTCATCGGGCTGGAATCCGCATCATAATGATCACCGGGGATTATGGTCTCACTGCCGAGGCAATTGCCCGGGAAGTTGGCATAATAAGTGATAAACCCTGCAAAATCATTAAAGGTAAGGATCTTAACCAGATGACTGATGATGATGTTAAAAAAGTTCTGGTTTCTGGTGAAAATGTTATATTCGCCCGTGCAGTGCCTGAACATAAGATGAGGATAGCCGGAATACTGGAAGGCATGGATGAAATTGTGGCCATGACTGGAGATGGGGTCAACGATGCTCCGGCACTTAGAAAGGCTGATATAGGGGTGGCCATGGGCATTACAGGCACTGATGTTGCCAAAGAAGCCTCGGACATGATACTCACCGACGATAATTTTGCCACCATCGTGTCCGCCATCAAGGAAGGACGTACCATCTACGAAAACATCCGTAAATTCATCACCTACATTTTTTCCCACGAAACAGCTGAAATTGTGCCTTTTGTTATGATGGTGCTCTTCAGGATCCCCCTACCCATTACTGTGATGCAAATACTAGCTATTGATCTGGGAACTGATACTGTACCTGCTTTGGCATTGGGAGTGGGTCCCTCAGAGTCCGATGTGATGGACCGTCCACCTCGGGCACGTGAAGAACGTCTTTTGAACTTTGGAGTTATTTTTAGGGGTTATATTTTCCTGGGAATAATTGAAGCTGCCCTGGTGATGTCTGGATTCTTCTGGATCCTCCTAAGCAGTGGCTGGACTTGGGGTCAGCAGCTTTCATTCTCTGACCCGGTTTACCTGAAGGCCACTAGTATGGTCTTTGCCGGGATTGTGTTGGCTCAGATGGGAAACCTGTTGGGATGCCAAACCAGCCGGACTTCAGTATTCAAAGTGGGTGTGTTTAAGAATAAGTGGATATTAAGGGGAATTACATTCTCAGTGATTGTACTTCTCGCTATAATCTACATCCCCCCATTGCAGGGAATATTCCAAACCGCGGCATTGGGAATATATGATTGGCTCTATCTGATTACTTTTGTGCCAATAATGTTCTTTGCCGATGAGGTGCGCAAATATTTCGTTCGTAAAGAATAA
- a CDS encoding serine hydrolase domain-containing protein: MKNLGIGVILVATVLIVIVIVILPHNPVLPEDDNNLDSFQTPLTPELSPDSSGNVVNPLFLNVNAYSKTTAHNQDNGEKKQNPSPESPDINKIMVLFNSYVENLFKNSLIPGAAVVVVYKDQIVYTKTLGVKKVGESDPIHADTLFQIGSCTKAFTATAIGSLVDDSLMTWDDTAQLYFPDPDEFTLQDPVATPQANMKDLLSHRTGMYENAGNEHIMDFSYDFMETLYRMRFIESQNVFRAKFAYNNIMFSLAGHSAARASSTTWSQLIKENILQPLKMDSSVTTYQEYVNSPNHSGTHVIVDGVVYYVDPNNLDGMAPAGSLSCSIKDMGNWLRFQLNEGIFNGQQIVSSQSMAETHMPLIFIESEPNTELWYALGWGVMYTQGQKFILHAGSTRLSTTQVRLLPSEDLGVVVMANEGLEGGKFCELIAHELMSIYLKNQPDDPSTIPGEDMGEFQPESTTAQLPTTVPLPYPIDNYVGTYYSDYYGNIKFEKVNASNLNLYAGNNPDPCPVTHLNGNIFVDVYHQKNITFSNFENNIPQEVHTDRWDVNGGNGTFNRV; this comes from the coding sequence TTGAAAAACCTTGGAATCGGGGTGATATTGGTTGCCACAGTTTTAATAGTGATAGTTATTGTAATTTTACCCCATAACCCAGTCTTACCAGAGGATGATAATAATTTGGACAGTTTTCAAACACCTTTAACCCCTGAATTATCACCTGATTCGTCAGGAAATGTTGTAAATCCCCTTTTCTTAAATGTGAATGCATACTCAAAAACTACAGCCCATAATCAGGATAACGGAGAAAAAAAGCAAAATCCGTCACCGGAGTCACCTGATATTAATAAAATAATGGTTTTATTCAACTCCTACGTTGAAAATCTTTTTAAAAATAGTCTTATCCCCGGAGCAGCCGTGGTGGTGGTTTATAAGGACCAGATCGTTTACACGAAGACCCTGGGGGTGAAAAAGGTGGGAGAATCTGATCCTATACATGCGGACACCCTCTTCCAGATTGGCTCCTGTACCAAGGCGTTCACTGCCACTGCCATAGGATCTCTGGTAGATGATAGTTTAATGACTTGGGATGACACTGCCCAGCTATATTTCCCTGATCCTGACGAATTCACCCTGCAAGATCCTGTAGCCACCCCACAAGCCAATATGAAGGATCTGCTTTCACATCGCACAGGTATGTATGAAAACGCTGGAAATGAGCATATTATGGATTTCAGCTATGATTTTATGGAAACACTCTATCGTATGCGGTTTATAGAATCACAAAACGTGTTTCGTGCTAAATTCGCTTACAACAATATCATGTTTTCTCTGGCTGGCCATTCTGCTGCCCGAGCATCATCCACTACTTGGTCCCAGTTAATAAAGGAGAACATTCTACAACCCCTGAAAATGGATTCCAGTGTGACTACTTATCAGGAGTATGTTAACAGCCCCAACCACTCCGGTACCCATGTTATAGTTGATGGAGTGGTCTACTACGTGGATCCAAACAATCTGGATGGCATGGCTCCTGCGGGAAGTTTAAGCTGTTCCATAAAAGACATGGGTAATTGGCTTCGTTTCCAACTTAATGAAGGAATTTTCAACGGGCAACAAATAGTTTCATCCCAATCTATGGCTGAAACACATATGCCTCTGATTTTTATCGAATCCGAGCCAAACACTGAACTGTGGTATGCCCTGGGATGGGGGGTTATGTACACCCAAGGCCAGAAGTTCATACTTCACGCTGGATCAACCAGGTTATCCACAACTCAGGTCCGCCTTTTACCTTCTGAGGATCTGGGCGTGGTGGTTATGGCCAATGAAGGCCTTGAAGGAGGGAAATTTTGTGAACTAATCGCCCATGAATTAATGTCAATATACTTAAAAAACCAGCCAGATGATCCTTCAACCATCCCCGGAGAAGATATGGGAGAATTTCAGCCAGAATCAACCACCGCCCAACTACCAACTACTGTTCCTCTGCCATATCCTATTGACAACTACGTGGGTACCTATTACTCTGATTATTATGGTAACATTAAATTCGAGAAAGTTAATGCTAGTAACCTAAATTTATACGCGGGAAATAATCCAGATCCTTGTCCAGTGACCCATTTGAATGGTAACATCTTCGTGGATGTTTATCACCAGAAAAATATCACCTTCAGTAACTTTGAAAATAACATTCCCCAGGAAGTCCATACTGATCGATGGGATGTGAATGGTGGTAACGGAACTTTCAACCGAGTTTAA
- a CDS encoding LemA family protein, producing MVVKLIIEIIILIVLIVVVLFIVSLYNSLIQLRNRVKNAWSQIDVQLNRRADLIPNLVETVKGYAKHEKTVFEKVTEARSGLMNAKTVQENAEANNILTDTLKSLFAVAENYPDLKANENFLELQSQLAETEDKIAYSRQFYNDTVLMYNNKCQMFPSNMIASTFNFQEAEFFEIEDVKREVPEVKF from the coding sequence ATGGTGGTTAAACTGATAATCGAAATAATTATTCTAATAGTCCTGATTGTAGTAGTGTTATTCATTGTTTCTCTCTACAACAGCCTTATTCAGCTCAGAAACCGGGTTAAAAATGCCTGGTCCCAAATTGATGTTCAATTAAACCGAAGGGCAGACCTGATCCCGAACCTGGTAGAAACAGTTAAGGGATACGCTAAACACGAAAAAACAGTTTTTGAAAAGGTAACCGAAGCAAGATCAGGTCTTATGAATGCTAAGACGGTTCAAGAAAATGCTGAGGCTAACAACATATTAACAGATACATTAAAAAGCCTTTTTGCCGTGGCAGAAAATTACCCTGACCTGAAGGCCAATGAAAACTTTCTGGAACTGCAGAGTCAGCTGGCAGAAACTGAGGACAAAATAGCTTACTCCAGACAGTTTTACAATGATACAGTGTTAATGTACAACAACAAATGCCAGATGTTTCCCAGTAATATGATAGCATCCACGTTTAACTTCCAGGAAGCAGAATTCTTCGAAATTGAAGATGTAAAAAGAGAAGTTCCCGAAGTTAAGTTTTAA
- a CDS encoding redox-regulated ATPase YchF: protein MLQIAVTGKPNVGKSSFFNAATLSEAEVAGYPFTTIDVNKAVGHVVKPCPCRELDIECNPLNSQCLEGTRLIPVELLDVAGLVPGAHEGRGLGNKFLDDLRQARVFIHVIDASGATDDEGRPCEPGTHDPLEDVEFLEHEITMWLFGILDKNWNKLVRKALSEKLDIAKVIAEQLSGAGIMVEDVLEAKRAVKKEYKDWEKEDIIQLLDNLLKIAKPMLIVANKADLPHADDNIKRLQKKYDNVVPASAEAELALIRAAEAGLIKYVSGEPDFEILQKDKLSSQQVNALEYIRENVLQKYGGTGVQNALNQAVFSLMDMIVVYPVEDEHKMCDQKGNVLPDALLIPRGSKPRDMAFLIHTDIGEGFMHAIDARSCRRVASDHELEDGDIISIITR, encoded by the coding sequence ATGCTCCAGATCGCAGTTACCGGAAAGCCCAATGTGGGCAAATCATCATTTTTCAACGCAGCTACCCTTTCAGAAGCAGAAGTTGCTGGCTATCCATTTACCACCATTGATGTTAACAAAGCAGTGGGCCATGTGGTTAAACCATGCCCCTGCCGCGAGTTAGATATTGAATGCAACCCCCTGAATTCCCAGTGTCTGGAAGGGACACGGTTGATTCCTGTAGAACTTTTAGACGTTGCTGGGCTGGTTCCTGGAGCCCATGAAGGACGTGGATTGGGTAATAAATTCCTGGACGACCTTCGTCAGGCCAGAGTATTCATCCATGTGATTGATGCTTCCGGAGCAACTGATGATGAGGGAAGGCCCTGTGAGCCAGGAACCCATGATCCATTGGAGGATGTGGAGTTTTTGGAGCATGAGATAACCATGTGGCTTTTCGGAATACTTGATAAAAACTGGAATAAACTGGTAAGAAAGGCACTTTCCGAGAAACTGGACATTGCCAAGGTAATAGCAGAACAGCTCAGTGGAGCAGGCATCATGGTAGAAGACGTGCTTGAAGCCAAACGAGCTGTTAAAAAGGAGTACAAGGACTGGGAAAAAGAGGACATCATACAACTACTGGATAATCTTCTTAAAATCGCTAAACCCATGCTTATCGTGGCAAACAAAGCAGATTTACCTCACGCCGATGATAACATTAAAAGACTCCAGAAAAAATATGATAATGTGGTCCCTGCTTCTGCTGAAGCTGAACTGGCATTAATTCGGGCGGCAGAAGCCGGATTGATAAAATATGTTTCGGGTGAACCTGACTTTGAAATCCTCCAGAAAGATAAACTGAGTTCCCAGCAGGTAAATGCCCTGGAATACATTCGAGAAAACGTGCTGCAAAAGTATGGAGGTACTGGTGTCCAGAACGCTCTTAATCAGGCTGTTTTCAGCTTGATGGATATGATCGTGGTTTACCCCGTAGAAGATGAACATAAAATGTGCGACCAGAAAGGTAACGTGCTTCCTGATGCATTGCTAATTCCCCGTGGTTCTAAACCAAGGGACATGGCTTTCCTCATCCACACTGATATTGGTGAGGGTTTCATGCATGCCATAGATGCTCGAAGTTGTCGTAGGGTGGCCAGTGATCATGAACTGGAAGATGGGGATATAATTAGCATAATTACGCGTTAG